The DNA window GGAACCATGAGATTCGAGAACTAGTGAAAAATGCTGGGCTTGaggttggttttagttttttatgacATCCTTATAAcattgagagaaaagaaaagtaaaaaaacagaTACTGACACTATCATCAGTATTGGTATCTCTATCCTAAATCAATCATATCATGTGAGGTCATGTTGGGGAAGTAGTGGCATATTTATCGCTTCTTAATCCTAAGTGCGGATTTAAATGATAAACATTCTGTCTTCTTGCATgcttttatcttaaaaattcaCTAGGGACAACGTCAATAAACAGTTTAGTAGCACTCTTCGaatgtttattattaatagCAACTTCATGCTTGTCTTGTTTATTATATGATTACTGCTCATTGTGTTTACATCAGATATTTctccattatttattttatcatttttgttttcagaTTCATGCATTGAAGCATGCCCACATTGGTGGTTCCAGACTCCCATCAGACCTCGGGTAATTGCCTCtgatatttttctgttttttagaACATTTTTAAGATTCTCCTCGCCTCTTTATTACTCAGATCAAAATTTTCATATTGCTAAAagcagaagaaagaaaaacagagccTGTCTCCCTTTTTAGTTGCAGTAACTTAAGCAGACTCAATGTAGATACGGagaacatagaaaaataaattagaattaaaCATTTGATACATACGAGATAGATGTTCTGTAATAAATGGTGGGTGCCAACCCCAAATTTACTCTCCTCCCCTGGGAAAAGGGCTCACCAGTGTTGCTCATGGTGATTGAGGGAGTGCGTTTTTTAAAATGGACTGGCCTTTGCATTGAAGGGGTTGGTTTATACTACTGCCAGAAGAAGCTGGCGAGCTATGTTGGGGGAGCTGCATTGCTAGTATTAAAGCAGAAATCCATCCATTCAAATCTGGAAATTTCCTGGTCGCAAGGAGCACCTGTCTGCATATGATGGAAATGTAAATGTGAGCTAAGAGCCTGCATgtgttttttcatgaaatcaaaatattcGCTTGTCATATAGATCAAAGGTATGGAGATTTCATGACCCATTTTGATTCCTTAATTGAACTAACATTGTTACCACTGCATGGAGTTTTTATCCGATGCCATCTATAAATACTTACTATTGAGGCCATTCAGATGGATAAAAAGCAGCCTTACTTCTAAGACAGCTAAGGTAGACGCAAATGTAGGCTGTCGGTCATCTAGTTGGGCATCCCGTGCTAGGTTTCTTTCGCTAACACCAAAAGAGAAAGAGACAAGGCCCATCCTGCAACACCTGTTGCAATTCTCCTGTGTCTATTCTTTTCAATAGTTTTACGTACAGCCTAGCCCGATGAGCTCGTGTTCTTGCATGTGCTCAACAGTTGTAGGGTCTCACTTCACATGCTATTGATCTGTGAATAAATTCTCCTTTTTCGATCTGTTGATTGATTACTTCCCgttttcattctttaaaaaaCCATGGTTTTTACAAGGCTCGGCATCGTATCATGGTTTTGTAAGACTATGTAACTTGTcctgaataaaaagaaaaaaagagagagcaaaGGACCACGCACCGTAAGGTGTTGGCTGGATAGTGAGCGAGGGAGTTTGCTTTCCTAGATCCAAGCTATCATTTCACATTTGAGCTCAAGGAGAGACTGGAGAACTAATCTCTGTATGCGATAAGCTAAAACCAATTCAAGGAGTCCTGGGAGCTAGTCTAGGAATACCAAgaagtgacaaaaaaaaaaggagagtgGTTCGTAGCAAAAGAGAGATTAGAAAATGGGCTGCATGAAGGGTTCCACCAACTCTTAACATTAAACAAGTCGTGCAAGATTCAACGGGATCAATTAAAGTACAGGAAGGAACCGAGGTCAAAGGTTTACAGCAATGCTCTAAAATTCATAAAGTTTGGATTTTCGTGCTCCCATGTTTATATTAGTTGAATCCCACAAAAGATTTTAAGAATTTGAAAAGGTTGCTTTCCACCCCCTTTCCAGCTTGCACCCGGTGTCGTACTTTCTTTTTTGCCGACCAAAAGGgataaaacaaaacacacaGGAAAGCAATAATAGAAGAAACTGTTCATTCATTTACTTGGACAGTTGCCCTTGGTCGTAGggatgaataaataaaaaaaatcaaaaaaattgattaaattaaaataataaaaaaaaaatcaaactataaaaaaaaccgattaaaattttaaaaatactaaccagtttgtttaattttggttttataagctttaaacaaaaaaaaattgaacccgaaaaaaaatggaaaaaaccgagtcaaaccagaaaaaatcgcgctaaattgaaaaaaatcgaGATAAATCAAGCCAAACcagtttgaaccagtttttatcataaaaaaataaatcaaatcgaAACTGGCCAGTTTAaactggttttgatttttaaaaaattaaaatttaatttaatttttttttaataaaaattaaatcaaataaaaaataatcacccctacTTTATCGGTTATCAGCTATCTATTAAAATAGCACAAAAAGGCTTGGCTTCAACATTTGGAGCATGGAGAGATGGTTAAACTGGGCAGTGACAACGATACATAGAAAAGCAAAATTGAACCTTCCACGACAATGATTTGATCCCATTTAATGGAAGCACAGTAAGGATAAGAGagtacttaaataaaataatgcataATCACTTAGAAGTAAAATTTAACCCATCTTGTACATGGACTCTTTAACATCTACGAAACTTGAtataattagattaaaatataaaaggaacaaaaacttattttaaagaatgaaaacaaacaaataaaataaatttatttatagaacaatcatttctttatcttcaaaacatTATaccttattgtttttattgtcttAAATAAGGTAAATTTATTgttatccatgaaaaaaaaacacaatatttctCACGCTCTCAAGAATTTGAGACTATTTGACATATCAAATACAATATTGCTTGAACTCTGAAATTCCTCCTTAGATTAgatcttcaaattaaattaagcaCTCCTAGTTTGGATTACTTTGAAGTGGTcaccttttataaaaataacacaataatAAATCGGGCGGCGTCTTATTAAAAGCTCAGATGCCTGAATATGACGAAGCAGAACAAGCTTTAGGCTGTGGGCTTGTAGCAAGGAGGCAGTAGCATTCATTACGTGGATCTGGCAATGATGTCACAGATTACAGAAGAGTCAAAACGGGTCAATAAATGattacatttattattatttatcattacaAAAAGAGGAAAATGCCCAGTCCAAAGATTTAGAGGAGGGTTTTGTGTGGTATTAATTGAGAGATCGAGTATTAGAGCTCAATCAGTGCCGACAACCTGGCATCACCAGTTCTTTCGAATTATTTTTCGGTGCCCTCcatctttgctttgttgtcctATATTGCTAAGAACACACATCGTGTGTCCCACCCTGTAATGCAAGGAAGGACTGCTGGTCGATGATCTGGGACGCAAAATCTTCTGCTGTACAGAACTCAAGAGTCATCTGCATAAACAAGAACTCGTACCTAAAATTACCACTTCAACTTATCATGATGCCTGAGATTTGTCTTGCTCGATTTGTTCCTCACAgactttaaaaaattcaatgcaaGGAACGAGTTTATCCTATTTGTGATCATGAAATTGccataaaagctttttttttttttgtggtggtGAAAAGAATTCACTCTGAAATTGGGGGAAATGTCTCTCTTACTATGATTGTGGGGGTGTTTAGGATAAttataaagaatatttaaaaattaatttaaaaaacaaaaactattcaaaaattaataaaaatatagttcaaCCGCTCcactaaacatgtttttatcaacAACTTTAGCCTTGTCTTTCATTATTGTATATACTATAATAATTCACACCTGATATTCATAGGAATGAAATAAATACTGAAATCATAACAAATGACATAGATTTGTGGGGTATTAAAAGATTAACCTAAAAAGTAGCGTGTTGGATTTaaatatccatttaaaaaacaaactactaACTTTAGCATATCTAATTGTTAAAGTAAATTCAACTTTAAATATCTGTTATCCAAGGAAATATCAATTAATCTATCTcacaatgatattaaaattatagttataacACCCAGTTGGAATCATGAATtaattcagtattttttttatcaaaaacaaccTTGTTACAGAgttgtttttaacataaaatgacattttccagtaataaaattttatttaaaatataacatgaCGAAACAAAATTTTAGATCAACGTGTTACTAGATTAACCCGGTGCAAGATGGCACAGTAGCACAACAGATATGTGCTCTGTATGTGATTTTAGCtgaaatataaaagaaacaacCCATGATGGAAGGAGACAATCTAGCTCATGGAAGAACAACCTTCACGTGTCGATTATTTTCAGAAAAAGATCACAGATGATTGACGTGGCATTGATTGGGcaataaaaaccaaaacttcTGTAATGACAGGGCAGCCGTGCAGTAAGGTCACCATCGATTTTTGCTTTTTCTGAAATTCGGAAATCGTATATTATATCCACAACCTCTGTCTGAAGGCTGCATCTAATTTAATCCCTTTCATTAGGCCCACTAATCCCAGATGCCAGAACCTAACGACGGACGTTACACCAACGTCAACTCAAGCCGTCAACAACACCACCACATCGCGCGGGAAGGAAAAACAAACCATTCACACACACAACATACAACTCTCCCTCCCTCCATCTCTCATCGTGCCGgcctcaaacttttattttcctctctctctctctagaagataaaagaaaagaaaaaaacaatctccgaaaacaaagaaaacggtttctttctttctttaaatccCTTATGCTCTCTAAAAAGATGGAAACGGTTTGCCtttgaaattcaaataataataatggctTCTAATTCAACAGTGAGGGTCTCAAACAGAGGAGCAGAGAGGCAACTGCTACAAACTCAAACTAATCCTCTCCATGGATCTTCTTCTTCGAGTTCCAGAAATGGAAAttcacaacaaaataataatagtaatagtaatagcaGCCATTCTGCTGTTCGCTCCAAGGCTCCTCCTCCTGCTGCTGCTTCGAGACGCTCTGTTACTCCTTCCCGCTCTCACTCTTTCGACTTCGATAAcggtctctctctttctccttttgtttCGTTTCTTtgcttaattttgttatttaggaagagaaaacaaaataaaaaactgcatagaaatcgatttttttttaaaattctagatatttgattaattatatcaagttagctattttttattttaaaataaagaagttaAATTAGCACGAATATTTGTTTTCTCTAGAAATGTCAAagattataatagttttttttttctttttgtgtgtgGCTAATGACAGATCATGGAAGAGTGAGAGTAGCTGTTAGGTCACGGCCAAGGAATGCAGAAGAACTCATTCTAGACGCTGATTTTAACGATTGCGTTGAATTATTTCCCGAGGtcaactttttttcctttacttttcCTTATATTTTACGTGCTGAAAAGTCTATgattaacttgtttttattttatttatttttgaaatcagaaCTCATATGTGTACTATGCAGCTGAAgaggttgaaattgaagaaaaacaattggagtTCTGAATCCTTTAGATTCGACGAGGTTTTTACAGAAACTGCTTCTCAAAAAAGAGTTTACGAAGTCGTTGCAAAGCCTGTTGTAGAGGTAATTAACTCACATTGCTTAGAGTATCTATGTTTACTGTGTATGCGCGCAAATTGGttttggaagaaattgaagtgaTTGTATGGTTTGGATGGCATGTTTATCACAGACTGGAAATTTTTGGATTTACTTTTTGCAGAGTGTATTGAGTGGGTATAATGGGACGGTTATGGCTTACGGTCAAACAGGTACTGGAAAAACTTATACAGTTGGAAAACTAGGTAAAGATGATGCGTCGGAGCGTGGTATTATGGTTAGAGCTCTCGAGGACATACTTGCTAGTACAACACGTGGTTCTGATATTGTGGAGGTTTCCTATTTGCAGGTATTTAAATGTTTATCTTGCACTGGGCATTACTGGTGTTTTATATGCGGATGTCAAGTTGTTAACCCATGTTTAATGAAGAAATGAGCATATGGGGACCTAGAACATTTTCATGTCTTGTTATCTCAAGAGGTTGTTGTGATATTAAGGCAGTAGCATGTGGAAACCTGTTCTGATTATTCAATTAAAGAAGTACCGCAATGACATGGTCCCTCCCTGGTTTTAAGTTCCAATCATGTCATTTGATTGTATGCAATGAGAATGactcttttaattgatatttatagcTAAAACCAGTGCTTATTCCAGATCTTACTTTTGTTGTCAAGCTATATAGTTGCGTGAAGATATTCATGCTAGTTTTAAGATGGATGTTTTCTGTTTGATTCTCACTCCATGTTGCTGCTCCAGTTGTATATGGAGTCTATACAAGACTTGCTTGCACCAGAAAAGATTAATATCCCTATTAATGAGGACGCAAGGACTGGGGAAATATCATTGCCTGGTGCTTCAGTAGTCAAGGTTCAAGATCTTGATCATTTTTCAGAACTACTACAAATTGGTGAGGCAAACCGTCATGCAGCTAATACAAAGCAGAATACCGAATCTTCCCGAAGTCATGCAATTCTAATGGTGAGTGTTTTCCTGGATTTTAGATTAACCCAGTCAATATAAATTCAAGTTTGCGTTCATGGTGTTTCTTGACTAGTGATGAAAACCTGAATTTTAAGCATCTGGGCCTTTTTGGTCTTGCAGGTTTCTGTACGAAGATCCATAAATCAAAAGGCAGAAGATGAAACCACTTCACAAGAGAAGGATGTGAAAAGTAATTTATCTGGTGGCAATGGGATACCTAGAGTAAGGAAAAGCAAGTTGCTGATTGTGGATCTTGCTGGATCTGAAAGATTAGACAAATCTGGTATGTTGGTGATACTATACAAGTCAAAGCTATCAATGTGTACATCTGTTTTGTATGGCAGGGCCTCGGTTAGAATTTTTGTCAAGCATACATTTTAGGGTGTGACATGCTTCGTCATGTATTTATCATTGAGAAACTCCTatcaaatttattgttttttccttgtgGTGTAGGTAGTGAAGGTCACTTGCTTGAAGAGGCTAAGTTTATCAATCTATCTCTTACTTCCCTTGGCAAATGCATAAATGCATTGGCTGAAAACAGTCCACATATACCAACAAGGGATTCCAAGCTAACCAGATTGTTGCGTGATTCATTTGGAGGTTGGTCCCAACAGCTTTTATTTTCTGCTCCTTTTTCCTCAACCCCTTTCTTCtcctaacaaattaaatttcatgaaattaCACTAAGTTTCTAGTTTCCCATTTTTTTACATATCAACATTGGTGTTATGATGTTTTTCCGAGGTCACGTATTGGTAGAAAGAGGTTGAGCATTACCTTACTATATTATTTGATCTCCCAAGGAGAACAGAGaacttatttttgaaatatatttagtATTCTCCTATATGTTCTGTAACATACCGGTTCTGTTATTTTTTGGAAGTTGTATTGATGCCCAGGTAAACCTACCACAATCTgctagtattttgttttttgataaatttcttATGGAAATTCTCTATTACTTTCAATTAAACAGGCTCTGCAAGGACTTCACTGATAATAACAATTGGGCCATCTGGACAACATCATGCAGAGACTACTAGCACAATCATGTTTGGGCAACGGGTGAGTCCTATAGAGAATTAAATTGGATATTCAAGAATTCTCTTGTGATTGTCATCTTATTCCTTTTCAGGCAATGAAAATAGTGAACATGGTGAAGCTTAAAGAAGAATTTGACTATGAAAGTTTATGTCGGAAGCTCGAGGCTCAAGTAGACCATCTTACAGCAGAActagaaaggggaaaaaaattgagtgaGTGTGAAAAACTTGACTTGGAGAAACAGCTTAAACAATGTCAAGTCTCCTTTTCTGAATCAGAAAAGAATCTAGTCACAAGGTCCGAGGTAGTTGTCTCTCCTGTGTTTGtgtatcatttttgttttcaactaATGCATAGGGCGGGTTTAGTTTCTATCGGTTTGATCAACCagcttattttttgtttatatatgtaGTGATTACTGCTGCATCCAAGTgttgattttaatatatcttataaTTTCCTAACTAATATCTTCTATTGGCTTCCAGTTCCTCCAGAAGGAAAATACTCGTCTAGAGGTGGAGATGCAAGACATCTTAAGTGAATTGGAGTCTCAAAAAGGTTGTAATGATTTAATGCGTGACAAGGTTTCTCAGCTAGAGATTAGCTTAAACAATAGTCAGGTATTTCCCTCTTCTACAGTCAAGTTATTGTCCTCggccttttctttctcttggtAATAAGTGTGGTTATGTGTAAAGATATTTGATGCCTATTCAACCGATGCTTTAGTTTTATACTTTTGTTATCCAACAAAAGTCAAACTTGTGATACCTCCTTGTGCATCTATCATTCAATGATGACTCAACCTGTAATAAACTTTAACAACCTGATTTGTTCTTTGTATGATGATTCTGAATGCTGGGCTGATGACAGCTTTAGTTCACGTTTTTTTCCATGAACTCAAGTTAATTGTgagaaagttttgtttttagtaaaTAACATTATAAATGTATAATATCGGTAAATATCAAATTGGAATAGCTATCACATAAAAATTTGGTTCTAGACTAGACTacctattttattttgaatcaatcCAGTTACACCATTAccagtttatttctttttgaaatctttttaacTACTTGAAGTCTTGAGCATGAGTACCTATGctgttcttttgattgttagCTGCAGCACCAGCTTGAAAATTCTACATATCAGAAAATGCTTGCTGACACTACCCAGATGTGTGAGAAGAAAATATCAGAGTTAATTAAGCAGTTAGAAAGCGAGCGTGCTCGTTGTGAAAGAGCTGAAGAACGATTAAATTTGACGAAGAATCTTCTGGGTGACtaccaaaaatcaattaaggTCAGTTATTTTTAGTTATGTATTCAATGGTCAGTTCTTAgcagttttttattcaatggaGTGGATTTCAATGTTTGATGCTGCATCTTCATAGCTTTCATATTAGCAGTGGTCTGCAATTGGAAAAATAAGTTTTGGGGATTGCATGTGGTTTTAATTCATGACATTGAAGATACTCttcatgtgttttcttttattttctcatcttCTTTCAATATAAATGCATACTCATTTTAAACTTTAAGAAGCAATTCTTCTTACCTCAATGTTTATCAAAATGTGCACATAACCTAATGCTGTCTTTTGTTGCGTGCAGCAACGTGAATTGGAAGATTCTAAATATCAGAAGGTACTTGCAGACACCACTCAGATGTATGAGAAGAAAATAGCAGAATTAAATAAGCTACTAGATGATGAGCGTAGTCATTTTGCAAGTGCTGAGGAGCAGTTAGATTTGATGAAGAAGCTCCTCAGTGATTCTCAAGAATCAACCGAGGTTAGGAATTTATGTCTTAGTTCTACATTTTTCTGCTCCATCTTCATTTTCTGGTTTTAATCATCTATGTTATCTTATTGAAGACACAAAGGGAAAGTCTCTAAATAAGATAAAGTGGATTATTAAGTCAAACATCGATGAAGTTAAATTCAATGCACTTCCTTCAATTTTAGTCCTCCAGCTATGATAAAGTTCTATCATTACAAGGAAAACCTAatactgttttctttttcttgtagcAACATGAGGTGGAAAATTCTGTATATCAGAAAGCACTTGCAGACACCACCCAAATGTATGAGAAGAAAATAGCAGAGCTGATTAAGCAAGCAGAGGATGAGCATGCCCGTTTGGAAGGAGCAGAAGAACAACTGGATCTGGCAAACAAGCTTCTAAGTGATCAACAACACTTGATGCAGGTTAACTTTGTCTCCGTTTTTAGTAGGATAAATGAAATTGCAAGGCAGTTCTTCCAATTT is part of the Populus alba chromosome 10, ASM523922v2, whole genome shotgun sequence genome and encodes:
- the LOC118060027 gene encoding kinesin-like protein KIN-UC isoform X2, which codes for MASNSTVRVSNRGAERQLLQTQTNPLHGSSSSSSRNGNSQQNNNSNSNSSHSAVRSKAPPPAAASRRSVTPSRSHSFDFDNDHGRVRVAVRSRPRNAEELILDADFNDCVELFPELKRLKLKKNNWSSESFRFDEVFTETASQKRVYEVVAKPVVESVLSGYNGTVMAYGQTGTGKTYTVGKLGKDDASERGIMVRALEDILASTTRGSDIVEVSYLQLYMESIQDLLAPEKINIPINEDARTGEISLPGASVVKVQDLDHFSELLQIGEANRHAANTKQNTESSRSHAILMVSVRRSINQKAEDETTSQEKDVKSNLSGGNGIPRVRKSKLLIVDLAGSERLDKSGSEGHLLEEAKFINLSLTSLGKCINALAENSPHIPTRDSKLTRLLRDSFGGSARTSLIITIGPSGQHHAETTSTIMFGQRAMKIVNMVKLKEEFDYESLCRKLEAQVDHLTAELERGKKLSECEKLDLEKQLKQCQVSFSESEKNLVTRSEFLQKENTRLEVEMQDILSELESQKGCNDLMRDKVSQLEISLNNSQHQLENSTYQKMLADTTQMCEKKISELIKQLESERARCERAEERLNLTKNLLGDYQKSIKQRELEDSKYQKVLADTTQMYEKKIAELNKLLDDERSHFASAEEQLDLMKKLLSDSQESTEQHEVENSVYQKALADTTQMYEKKIAELIKQAEDEHARLEGAEEQLDLANKLLSDQQHLMQDLKEIDELRMKLQRICQAHESAQTELQSLKLEHKNLSEEKAILSEELHDMKQALAAEEKQRKSIEHELDKLKKSAPESDKDFEDKKPFGKENIGNGSSTFGNLKGLHKSNSSKAALSSQRATIAKICEEVGLKKIMQLLASEDSDVQIHAVKVIANLAAEDINQEKIVEEGGLDALLMLLKSSQNTTVLRVASGAVANLAMNELNQGLIMSKGGGQLLAKTAFKTDDPQTLRMVAGALANLCGNESLHMILKEDGGINALLGMARSGNNDVIAQVARGMANFAKCESRGIIQGHRKGRSLLIEDGVLEWLVSYSNTAPASTRRHVELALCHLAQNDNNDREFISCGGVRELVRISVESNREDIRNLAKKTLKMNPTFQAEVNPDWL
- the LOC118060027 gene encoding kinesin-like protein KIN-UC isoform X1; the protein is MASNSTVRVSNRGAERQLLQTQTNPLHGSSSSSSRNGNSQQNNNSNSNSSHSAVRSKAPPPAAASRRSVTPSRSHSFDFDNDHGRVRVAVRSRPRNAEELILDADFNDCVELFPELKRLKLKKNNWSSESFRFDEVFTETASQKRVYEVVAKPVVESVLSGYNGTVMAYGQTGTGKTYTVGKLGKDDASERGIMVRALEDILASTTRGSDIVEVSYLQLYMESIQDLLAPEKINIPINEDARTGEISLPGASVVKVQDLDHFSELLQIGEANRHAANTKQNTESSRSHAILMVSVRRSINQKAEDETTSQEKDVKSNLSGGNGIPRVRKSKLLIVDLAGSERLDKSGSEGHLLEEAKFINLSLTSLGKCINALAENSPHIPTRDSKLTRLLRDSFGGSARTSLIITIGPSGQHHAETTSTIMFGQRAMKIVNMVKLKEEFDYESLCRKLEAQVDHLTAELERGKKLSECEKLDLEKQLKQCQVSFSESEKNLVTRSEFLQKENTRLEVEMQDILSELESQKGCNDLMRDKVSQLEISLNNSQLQHQLENSTYQKMLADTTQMCEKKISELIKQLESERARCERAEERLNLTKNLLGDYQKSIKQRELEDSKYQKVLADTTQMYEKKIAELNKLLDDERSHFASAEEQLDLMKKLLSDSQESTEQHEVENSVYQKALADTTQMYEKKIAELIKQAEDEHARLEGAEEQLDLANKLLSDQQHLMQDLKEIDELRMKLQRICQAHESAQTELQSLKLEHKNLSEEKAILSEELHDMKQALAAEEKQRKSIEHELDKLKKSAPESDKDFEDKKPFGKENIGNGSSTFGNLKGLHKSNSSKAALSSQRATIAKICEEVGLKKIMQLLASEDSDVQIHAVKVIANLAAEDINQEKIVEEGGLDALLMLLKSSQNTTVLRVASGAVANLAMNELNQGLIMSKGGGQLLAKTAFKTDDPQTLRMVAGALANLCGNESLHMILKEDGGINALLGMARSGNNDVIAQVARGMANFAKCESRGIIQGHRKGRSLLIEDGVLEWLVSYSNTAPASTRRHVELALCHLAQNDNNDREFISCGGVRELVRISVESNREDIRNLAKKTLKMNPTFQAEVNPDWL